A stretch of DNA from Chloroflexota bacterium:
CTGACGGACGGCCACCGCGTCGAGGTCGTTGCCAACCTCGGGCGGCCGTCCGAGGTCGAGCAGGCGTTGCAGGCTGGCGCGGAGGGCGTGGGCCTGCTGCGGACGGAATTGCTGTTCGTCGGGCGCTCGTCCGCGCCCACCGAAGAGGAACAGTACCAGGCCTACGCCGAGATGGCTCGCAACCTGAACGGCCTGCCGCTCATCATCCGCACGCTCGACATCGGCGGCGACAAGTCCGCTCCGTACATCACCGTCCCGGCTGAGGAGAACCCGTTCCTGGGCGTGCGTGGCATCCGCCTCTGCCTGCGGCGGCCGGACCTGTTCCGCACCCAGCTTCGGGCGATCTACCGCGCCTCGACGGCCGGCGACATCAAGATCATGTTCCCGATGGTCTCGACGCTCGAAGAGCTGCGCGAGGCCAAGGATTTTGCCGAGAGCGTCCGCCAGGAGATCGGCGTCCCGCCGGTCGAGATCGGGATGATGGTCGAGGTGCCGTCGGCTGCGCTGATGGCGGACGAGCTGGCCCCGGAAGTCGACTTCTTCTCGATTGGCACCAACGACCTCGCGCAGTACACCCTGGCTATCGACCGTCTCCACCCGACCCTCGGGTCGCAGGTCGATGGGCTGCACCCGGCCGTGCTGCGGCTGATCCAGCGAGTCGTCCAGGCTGGCGAGCCGGTCGGCACCTGGGTCGGCGTCTGCGGCGGCATCGCCGGCGAGCCGCTCGGCGCGCTGATCCTGACCGGCCTCGGCGTGGCCGAGCTGAGCATGAGCATCCCGAGCGTCGCGGCCGTCAAGGCCCGCCTGCGGCAGGTCTCGCGGGCGGATACCCGCATGCTTGCCGAGCGTGCCCTGCGCTGCTCGTCGGCCGCCGAGGTGCGAGCGCTCGGTCGCAGTGGCGGATCGGGGGGCGAGTGATGAACGCACCGGACCGCGCCGCTGCTGTCTTCGACGTCGTGACCGTGACGCTCAACCCGGCCATCGACGAGACGGTGACGATCACCAACTTCGAGGCAGGCGCCGTCAACCGCGTCGAGCAGGTGCGGATGGGGCCGGGCGGCAAGGGCGTCAACGTCGCGGCGACGCTGGCCGCCCTCGGCCTGCGGGTCGGCGTGAGCGGCTTCCTCGGCCGTGAGAACGCCGTCCCGTTCGAGTCGCTGTTCGCGCGGCTCGGCATCGAGGATCAGTTTGTGCGGATCGAGGGGCAGACCCGCGTCGGCATCAAGATCGTCGATCCGGCCCGCCAGCAGACGACGGACGTGAACTTCCCCGGCCAGGCCCCCGAGCCGTCCGACCTGGCCGCCCTCCGCGAGAGGCTGGATGCCCTGAATGCCGGCTGGGTCGTGCTGGCGGGGAGCTTGCCGCCGGGCGTCCCGCCGCGCGTCTACGCCGACCTGATCGAGCAACTGCACGCGCGCGGCCGGCGCGTCGTGCTGGACACCAGCGGCGAGGCGTTGCGGCACGCCATCGCCGCCGGGCCAGACGTCATCAAGCCGAACGTCCACGAGCTTGAGGATCTGGTGGGCCATCCGCTGGCAGACCGTGCTGCCGTTGTCGCCGAGGCCCGCCGGCTGATCGCCGGTGGCATCGGGATGGTGGTGGTGTCGCTCGGGGCGGAGGGCGCGTGCTTCGTGACCGCCGACGAGGTGGTGGTCGCTCGTCCACCGTCCGTCACCGTCCAGAGCACGGTCGGCGGCGGCGATGCGCTGGTGGCCGGGATCGTGGCTTCGCGGGTGCGCGGCACGCCGCTGGCTGCGTGCGCTCAGTTCGCCACGGCGCTGGCGCTGGCACGGATCACCAGTACGGAGACCGGCCCGGTGGCACTGTCCGCTGTGGACGCGTATCTGCCACGGGTGGCCGTTCAGCACGATCGGCCGGCCGCCACACCGGTTGAGCTGCCGGCGTCCGCCCCCTGACAACGAGTCCAGGCCGCTGCCAGAGACCTGCCCTGGGAGGGCGGACAAGCTGTCCGCGCGCCCAGGGCGCTCGCGTGCCTGATGCGGACAGTCGGCGTCGTCCGCATCGAGGGTGCGGGCGTTCCGTCCCCAAAGTCACCTGCCGAATCGTTCTCGACTCGGAAAAATAGGTCGCGGAAAATGCGGGTGTGCGAGCGTTCCCCTGGTATGCTTGGCTCGCTTCGTTCGTAGCATCCCGAGGATCGCTTTTCCTGCGCAGCCCCGGACAGTATCTTGCTTTGCTCATCATCGACGGCGAACAGCGGAACGGTCGCCGCCAGGCGGCGATCATCCCCGGCCGGCTGACGCATCGGCTCCGCCAGGCAGAAGGACGCAGATTCCGCGTGGGCGGCTCTGTGGACGCCTGGGACGGTCGGGGCCGACGTGCATGTGCGTGGCGAGTGTTCACCGAGTTGGAGCTGTCCATCATGTCGCGAGCAAGAGGAGTTCTGCGTGCCTGAAGAGAGGCCACAGTTTCGCGAGGATCGTGTAGCGATCCCGATCAGTCCCTGGGAAGAGGAGTTCGGCTGGCGCGTCGAGCAGGCGTTCTGGTCGTATTTCAACCGCTCGGAGGATCCAGAGGGCTGGAACCGCCGGTGGATCGTCGAGAAGGACGTGCCCTGGGACGACATCAAACGCGAGCCGCTCTCCGAAGACGCCGCGACGATGATCGAATCGTTCTTCGCTGTCGAGAGCTATCTGCCCGACTTTGCCGAGAAGGGGCTGGGCTACTATCGTAAGATGGTCGGCCTGACCAACTCGCACATCAACTGGAGCTACGAGGAGCTGAAGCACGGGCGGACGCTTCAGTTGATTCTGGAGCGTTCCGGCGCCCGGACCGCGGACCAGACGCGCCGCTTCCGCCTGGATCTCGCCAAGAACGCCTGGACGATGCCGTACCCGACGGCCCGCCAGATGCTGATCTACGCGTCGTTCCAGGAGAAGGAGACGCAGCGCAACTACGAGCTGCTGCGGGGCGTCCTTGCGGCCGGCGGCTCGTTCGGCGCGGGCCAGGGCCTGCGGATCATCGGTCGTGATGAGGCGTTCCACCACGCCTTTTACAAGGACATGGTCCGGATGCTCCTGGAATACGACGAAGTCGGGACGGCCCAGGATATCGAGGCGGTCGCCAAGAGCTTCCGGATGCCGGCCCAGCACCTGATGCCGAACATGGAAGACCGCGTTCGCGTGATGGTCCGCAACAAGGTGTTCGGCAAGAAGCAGCTGATGAACGAGGCGATCAATCCGACGATCAAGGCGTTCGGGTTCCGCGACGCGGACGAGCTGGCGAGCGTCGCTTCGGCCCGTCCCAAGACCAACCCTGACCAGAAGCTGATCCTTGCGCCCGGCGAGGACGCCGCCGACGACGACGACGAAGGAACGCCGACCCTGCTCGGCGCGGATGGCCGCCCGATCTTCAGCAACGGCGCCGGGAGCAACGACTCGCACTAATGGCCCGTCTGGCGTCAATCGCAGGGTTGCTCAGTGCCCGCCGTCATCCCGAGCGGAGTGACCCATTCGGCAGGCTCAGGGCAAGGCTTGCTCCCTCCATCGTCATCCCGAGCGGCGTGAGCGTGCGCCACCCCTCGTCATCCCGAGCGGCGTGAGCGTGCGAACGCAGTCGAGGGATCTTCCTGGATGCTGTTGCCGGCGACGGGGGAAGATCCCTTGTATGGTCGTGCCTCGCCGCGGTCGGGATGACGGAAGGGTGTGCTCGTGCCTCGCCGCGGTCGGGATGACGGACTCATCACGTCCGTTGTGGTGCGGGCTGCCGCTTCGCCGGCGGCTTCACGCCCAGCACCTTGAACCAGAACCCCACGGACGGCCCCAGGCCGAGCGCAAACAGGATCGTGCCGATGCCGAGCGGCGCGCCGAGCAGCAGCCCGCCGACCGTCGCCCCGACCTCGATCCCGATGCGGACGGGGGACGCACCGCGCCCGGTCAGCCGCATCAAGGCGAGCATGAATCCGTCCCGTGGGCCAGCGCCAAGGCCGCCTCGGATGTAGACGGCGATCCCCAGGCCCGACGCAACCAGCGAGAGCAGCAGCATCAGGAGGCCCGACAGTCCCAGCTCCTGATGCGGGATGAACCCAGATGCCAGCAGCAGATCGGTGAACAGGCCGACCAGCACGGCGTTCATGATCGTAGCGAGGCCCGGCCGCACGCCGGCGGCCCAGGCTGCCAGCAGCATCACCAGGCCTACCACCTGACTGGCCTGCCCGAATGAGAGCGGCGTGTGCAAGGTCAACCCGAAGTGCAGCGCCTGCCAGGGCGAGAGACCGGAGCCGGACCGCAGGTTGAGCACCACGCCAACCGCGAAGACGAAGAGGCCGGTCGTGGTGACCAGGAGCCGGACCAGGAACCGGGCGAGCGCCCCGCGCGACATCCTCGCTCGCAACGACAGCAACTCAGCGCGACTCCGCTCGTTATCCTTACGTCGGGGAACCGTTCCCTGCCATCATGCATGGTAGCCGGGCGCGGGTGTCGCCCGCCGATGTATCCAGAGCAAGCCGGCTGACGTACCCCAGAGTGCTCCGGCCTGTGGCCGTCTGAGCGCCGAGTGTGGAAGCCAGGAGAGAAGGGACCAGAAAGCGATGCCGAAGCGCGGATCACGCGAGTGGCTCAACCGGATGAGCGTTGGGCTCACCAGTGGAGCGCTCGCCCTCTCGGTGTTGAGCTGGGGGGGCGGCGCCCTGCCGGCGCCAGTCGCGCGGACGGTGCAAGCCGAAGATATCGACTGCTACAACGACAAGGATCTGTACGATCTGCCGGAGTGTGTTGAGCGGCGCGCGCTGGATCGCCGCTCGGGCAACCAGCAGAACGAGGCCCAGGGGGCCGGCGGCCAGCCCGCGGGCGGGGATCAGCAGCAGTCCAGCGGTGGCGGACAGCCGTCAGGTGGTGGGGACCAGCAGCAGACGAGCAGCGGCGGCGGGCAGCCGGCTGGTGGCGGTGACCAGCAGCAGGCCGGCGGCGGTCAGCCGGCCGGGGGTGGTCAGCAGCAGCCGCCTCAGCAGCAGGCGGCTGCCGAAGAGGAAGAGGACGGCGAGAAGCCCGAGCCGCCGCGCGGCCCCCTCAACGATCCGAAGGAAGCGATCCTGACGATCAAGGACGCCGGCAAGGAAGCGACGCAGTACATCTCCGACGAGGGCACCGACAAGTACGGCAAGTTTGCGCGGAACCGTTTCGAGCGCGACCGCTCTAACGGCGCCAGCGCGCTCGGCCCGAACGTCATCGACAACAAGGTCTGGGTCGCGAAGGATGTCGAGACGGCCAAGGCGCTGTTCAAGGAGCAGGCCGCCATCAAGAACTTCCCGGAGCGGAAGGAAGGGGTCCAGGGCCCGGTCGAGAAGATCAAGCCGACCAAGTACGGCGAGGAGTTCAACGTCGAGACCGGCTTCTACCAGGACGAGAAGATCTGGCATCACTACCGCTTCGTGATGCGAGTCGGGAACGTCGTCTCGGTCATCTACCTGTTCGGCCGCGAAGAGTTCTTCCAGGATGAGAAGGACCGAGGCTGGACCGGCCAGGGAGACTGGTACACCTCGACGGTCTTCCACCGGATGTAGGCCGCGGAATCCCCGCTCCTCCTGGGAGCGGGCAGGGGTCAGCGCTGAGACGCCCCGGTCACGCGCCCGCGTGACCGGGGCGTCTTGTTGCGTCGGTCCCAACCAAAGCTACGATGGAATCCACGTAGCAGACGTCCGAGACTACTACGTTGCCAAGCCGGATGTGACGGGTGTGTCATCCCGACCCCATTCGGCAAGCTCAGGGCAAGCTACGCGAGGAACGAGCGGAGCGGAGGGATCTTCCTCGCAGGGGTGTCCAGGGGAAGATCCCTCGACTACGCTCGCTCCGCTCGGGATGACGGGTGCGACGCTGCCTTCTGCGTGGTGGAGTACTACCCAGGGCGATTGCATGTTGATGTCGTCGTGTCGCCTCGTCGGGGCTTGAAAGCCCCGCCTACCATCCTGCAGTCGCTGCACGACGCTCCCGGCTCACCTGTCCCTGCCGTTCCCGACGGCCGTCGCGCAGCGACGGTGTGACTGTAGGCGGGGACTTCAGTCCCCGACCGCCCGTTCCATGATGCTCCGGGTACACCAGCGAACATGCAATTGCCCTGGCGTACTACCTCAACATGTGGTTTTCGGCATGGTATTGGTTTAGCGCCGAGCGCTGATCCCGGCTCGCTCGCGGATGCGCTCGGCGGCAGCCTGTGCGCCCGCCAGCACCTCCGCTTCGTCCACGCCGGCGATCGTGCCGTCCTCCAGCACGATCCGTCCGGCCGCGACGGTCGTGACCACGTTGTGCTCGCCACCGGTGTAGACCAGGGTCGAGATCGGGTCGTGCAGCGGGGTGGACCTGGCATGGCGCGGGTCGAACAGGAAGAAGTCGGCCCGCATGTCCGGCGCGAGGTAGCCGACATCCTCCCGGTGGATCGCGTCGGCGCCGCCCACCGTCGCCATCCGCAGGATCTCGGGGGCCGTCATCGCCGTCGAGTCGGCGTGCGCGACCTTCTGCAGCAGCGCCCCGAACTTGAGCGCCTCAATCATGTCCTGGCTGTTGTTGCTGGCCGCGCCGTCCGTGGCCAGCGAGAGTCGAACGCCGGCCTCGCGCATCTTCAGGACCGGCGCGACGCCGCTCCCCAGGTACATGTTCGAGATCGGGTTGTACGAGACGGCGCAGCGGTGCTTCGCCAGCAGCGCGATATCGTCGTCGTCGTTGTAGACGCCGTGCGCGTGCAGCACGTCGTCGTTCAGGAACCCGATGGACGCCAGCAGCGGGATCGAGCGCAGGCCCGTGCGCCGGACGCTCTCCTCGCTGTCGAACGGCACTTCGTTCATGTGGATGGTGATCAGCAGGCCCTTCCGGTCCGCGAGCTGGCGCACCCGCTTGAGGCCGTCGATGCTCATACCCCAGACGGTCCCCGGGGCGATCCAGACCTTGTCAGGCCCGAGCCGCTCCAGCAGCGACTCGACGTGCGCGAGCTGCTGATCGAGCGTGAGATCCTCGTCGTAGGTCCGCACCGCCGACGTGCTGACCGAGTCGCGGATGGTCCGCGCCATGATCAGCGAGCCGCCGATATCGTCCCAGGCGCGGAT
This window harbors:
- the pfkB gene encoding 1-phosphofructokinase: MNAPDRAAAVFDVVTVTLNPAIDETVTITNFEAGAVNRVEQVRMGPGGKGVNVAATLAALGLRVGVSGFLGRENAVPFESLFARLGIEDQFVRIEGQTRVGIKIVDPARQQTTDVNFPGQAPEPSDLAALRERLDALNAGWVVLAGSLPPGVPPRVYADLIEQLHARGRRVVLDTSGEALRHAIAAGPDVIKPNVHELEDLVGHPLADRAAVVAEARRLIAGGIGMVVVSLGAEGACFVTADEVVVARPPSVTVQSTVGGGDALVAGIVASRVRGTPLAACAQFATALALARITSTETGPVALSAVDAYLPRVAVQHDRPAATPVELPASAP
- a CDS encoding amidohydrolase, with amino-acid sequence MTLSPSLPCDLLVTAAGVVTVDPNDTILRPGAIAVSGEKIVAVGTPDDLTQRYAPKKRIDRPACWIFPGLINTHNHLWQTMLKGLGDDMGLIDWIQTLLVPTMPVMDDEAAYYGSALGALESARSGCTTMLDFMHHFPRLALYDETIRAWDDIGGSLIMARTIRDSVSTSAVRTYDEDLTLDQQLAHVESLLERLGPDKVWIAPGTVWGMSIDGLKRVRQLADRKGLLITIHMNEVPFDSEESVRRTGLRSIPLLASIGFLNDDVLHAHGVYNDDDDIALLAKHRCAVSYNPISNMYLGSGVAPVLKMREAGVRLSLATDGAASNNSQDMIEALKFGALLQKVAHADSTAMTAPEILRMATVGGADAIHREDVGYLAPDMRADFFLFDPRHARSTPLHDPISTLVYTGGEHNVVTTVAAGRIVLEDGTIAGVDEAEVLAGAQAAAERIRERAGISARR
- a CDS encoding acyl-ACP desaturase, with the translated sequence MPEERPQFREDRVAIPISPWEEEFGWRVEQAFWSYFNRSEDPEGWNRRWIVEKDVPWDDIKREPLSEDAATMIESFFAVESYLPDFAEKGLGYYRKMVGLTNSHINWSYEELKHGRTLQLILERSGARTADQTRRFRLDLAKNAWTMPYPTARQMLIYASFQEKETQRNYELLRGVLAAGGSFGAGQGLRIIGRDEAFHHAFYKDMVRMLLEYDEVGTAQDIEAVAKSFRMPAQHLMPNMEDRVRVMVRNKVFGKKQLMNEAINPTIKAFGFRDADELASVASARPKTNPDQKLILAPGEDAADDDDEGTPTLLGADGRPIFSNGAGSNDSH
- a CDS encoding membrane protein, with amino-acid sequence MLSLRARMSRGALARFLVRLLVTTTGLFVFAVGVVLNLRSGSGLSPWQALHFGLTLHTPLSFGQASQVVGLVMLLAAWAAGVRPGLATIMNAVLVGLFTDLLLASGFIPHQELGLSGLLMLLLSLVASGLGIAVYIRGGLGAGPRDGFMLALMRLTGRGASPVRIGIEVGATVGGLLLGAPLGIGTILFALGLGPSVGFWFKVLGVKPPAKRQPAPQRT